From the Rhodoferax mekongensis genome, one window contains:
- the ychF gene encoding redox-regulated ATPase YchF, which produces MSLKCGIVGLPNVGKSTLFNALTKAGIAAENYPFCTIEPNVGVVEVPDPRLQQLADIITPERIVPAIVEFVDIAGLVAGASTGEGLGNKFLAHIRETDATINVVRCFEDDNVIHVAGKVDPIADIEVIQTELCLADLGAVEKALQRHTKVARSGDKDAQKLVSILERCQAALNEAKPVRTIDFSKEELPLLKQFFLITAKPAMFVANVSEDGFENNPLLDRLTAFAKAQGAPVVAICAKMEAELSEMDDADRLEFLKELGQTEPGLNRLIRSAYSLLGLQTYFTAGVKEVRAWTIHVGDTGPQAAGVIHTDFEKGYIRAQTIAFDDFIAFKGEQGAKDAGKMRAEGKEYVVKDGDVMNFLFSS; this is translated from the coding sequence ATGAGTTTGAAGTGTGGCATTGTAGGCCTGCCCAACGTGGGCAAAAGTACCCTTTTTAACGCCTTGACCAAGGCGGGCATTGCTGCAGAAAACTACCCGTTTTGCACGATCGAGCCCAACGTGGGCGTAGTGGAAGTGCCTGATCCGCGCCTGCAACAATTGGCGGACATCATCACCCCCGAGCGCATTGTTCCTGCCATCGTGGAGTTTGTGGACATTGCCGGCTTGGTGGCTGGCGCCAGCACCGGCGAAGGCTTGGGCAACAAGTTCCTGGCGCATATCCGCGAAACCGACGCCACCATCAATGTGGTCCGCTGCTTCGAGGACGACAACGTCATTCACGTGGCGGGCAAGGTGGACCCGATCGCCGACATCGAAGTTATCCAGACCGAGCTGTGCCTGGCGGACTTGGGGGCTGTGGAAAAAGCCCTGCAGCGCCACACCAAAGTGGCCCGTTCCGGGGATAAGGACGCGCAAAAGCTGGTGTCCATTCTGGAGCGTTGCCAGGCTGCCCTGAACGAAGCCAAGCCAGTGCGCACGATTGATTTCAGCAAAGAAGAGCTGCCTTTGTTGAAACAGTTCTTCCTGATCACGGCCAAGCCCGCCATGTTTGTGGCGAACGTGTCGGAAGACGGTTTCGAGAACAACCCGCTGTTGGACCGTCTGACGGCTTTTGCCAAGGCACAAGGTGCCCCCGTAGTGGCCATTTGCGCCAAGATGGAAGCTGAACTCTCTGAAATGGATGATGCAGACCGCCTGGAGTTCTTGAAAGAACTGGGCCAGACCGAACCGGGCTTGAACCGCCTGATCCGTTCTGCTTACAGCTTGTTGGGTCTGCAAACCTATTTCACCGCGGGCGTGAAAGAGGTGCGCGCTTGGACCATCCATGTGGGCGACACCGGTCCTCAGGCTGCGGGCGTGATCCACACGGACTTCGAGAAGGGCTACATCCGTGCCCAAACCATCGCGTTTGACGACTTCATTGCGTTCAAGGGCGAGCAGGGAGCCAAGGATGCCGGCAAGATGCGCGCCGAAGGCAAGGAATACGTCGTCAAGGATGGCGACGTGATGAACTTCCTGTTCAGTTCCTGA
- a CDS encoding DMT family transporter, whose translation MTLSYDWLALGAAACWALTGLISAPQARHLGAFAFTRWRMGLVFVMLAPVVLFNGAWHSISGAQALVLIASGLIGIFVGDTALFASMNRLGPRRTGVLFATHALFSALLGFWVLEERMGTQAILGGALVVGGVMTAIALGSRKDESHALEQIRGHVPSGVALGLVAALCQATGSLIAKPVMASGVDPVAATVLRVGATCAAHLALLWGGAQVARTQSPLSWPVVGKVALSGMIGMGLGMSLILLALQHGNVGMVGILSSVSPVLVLPLLWWHLRRAPAKGAWWGAGLTVVGTILVLVR comes from the coding sequence GTGACCCTGTCGTATGACTGGTTGGCCCTGGGAGCAGCGGCCTGCTGGGCCCTCACCGGGCTGATTTCCGCTCCGCAAGCGCGCCATTTGGGCGCGTTTGCGTTTACGCGCTGGCGCATGGGGCTGGTCTTTGTCATGTTGGCTCCAGTCGTTCTCTTCAATGGCGCGTGGCACAGCATTTCAGGGGCCCAAGCCTTGGTCTTGATTGCCAGTGGTCTCATAGGCATTTTTGTGGGTGACACCGCCCTGTTTGCCTCCATGAACCGTTTGGGCCCCCGGCGCACGGGCGTATTGTTTGCCACGCATGCGCTCTTTAGCGCGCTGCTGGGCTTTTGGGTGCTGGAGGAACGCATGGGCACTCAAGCAATATTGGGCGGAGCCTTGGTAGTGGGCGGCGTGATGACGGCCATTGCGCTGGGGTCGCGCAAGGACGAGTCGCATGCGTTGGAGCAGATCCGTGGCCACGTGCCTTCGGGTGTGGCATTGGGGCTGGTCGCAGCGCTGTGCCAGGCCACCGGGTCCCTGATTGCCAAACCGGTGATGGCGTCCGGGGTCGACCCGGTGGCTGCCACTGTGCTTCGCGTAGGCGCCACCTGTGCGGCCCATCTGGCGCTGTTATGGGGCGGGGCCCAGGTGGCTCGCACTCAGAGCCCTTTGTCTTGGCCCGTGGTGGGAAAAGTGGCGCTGAGCGGGATGATCGGTATGGGGCTGGGCATGAGCCTGATCCTGCTGGCCCTTCAGCATGGCAATGTCGGCATGGTCGGGATTTTGTCTTCCGTGTCGCCGGTGCTGGTGCTACCGTTGCTGTGGTGGCACCTCAGACGGGCTCCTGCAAAGGGCGCTTGGTGGGGGGCAGGGCTCACGGTGGTGGGCACGATTCTGGTTCTGGTCCGTTAA
- the mnmH gene encoding tRNA 2-selenouridine(34) synthase MnmH produces the protein MTSVNHTFADIAQLGSFDAVIDARSPGEFALDHIPGAINCPVLDDEERIRVGTLYKQVSPFEARKVGAVLVARNVARHIETLFAAHPKSWRPLVYCWRGGQRSGSFTHILNEVGWTARRLSGGYKSWRHHVLSELELVPARFDFRVLAGPTGSGKTKVLESLEALGEQVLNLEAIAAHKGSVLGGLPDQAQPSQKMFETRVLHTLSAFDPARPVYVEAESKRIGLLRLPDAVYERIQQGQWMGLHVPVRARVRFLLQDYAYFVHSPVLVAQLERLGATCGKAQVEAWKGLIANGHYEELVEDLLVRHYDRYYDRSMQQLHSVEAQGNALGTDDVSDAGFMELARRIAERK, from the coding sequence GTGACTTCCGTCAACCACACCTTCGCCGATATCGCCCAATTGGGCAGTTTCGATGCCGTGATCGATGCACGCTCTCCGGGTGAGTTTGCGTTGGACCATATTCCCGGTGCGATCAACTGCCCCGTGTTGGATGACGAAGAACGCATCCGGGTGGGTACGCTGTACAAACAAGTGTCTCCGTTTGAAGCCCGCAAGGTAGGCGCGGTATTGGTGGCGCGCAATGTGGCGCGCCACATTGAGACGCTGTTTGCGGCACATCCCAAGTCCTGGCGTCCCTTGGTGTACTGCTGGCGTGGAGGGCAGCGCAGTGGTTCGTTCACCCATATCCTCAATGAAGTGGGTTGGACGGCACGGCGTCTGAGCGGCGGCTACAAATCCTGGCGCCATCATGTGCTGAGTGAGCTGGAGCTTGTGCCGGCCCGATTCGATTTCCGGGTGCTGGCAGGGCCCACCGGTTCCGGTAAAACCAAGGTTCTTGAATCGCTGGAAGCACTAGGCGAGCAGGTTTTGAACCTGGAAGCCATTGCCGCCCACAAAGGCTCTGTGCTTGGAGGACTGCCGGATCAGGCTCAGCCATCGCAAAAAATGTTCGAGACCCGGGTGTTACACACTTTGTCCGCTTTTGATCCGGCACGCCCGGTGTATGTGGAGGCAGAAAGCAAACGCATTGGTTTGTTGCGCCTGCCAGATGCAGTTTACGAGCGCATACAGCAGGGCCAATGGATGGGACTGCATGTGCCGGTCCGTGCGCGCGTGCGGTTCTTGCTGCAGGACTACGCCTATTTCGTGCACAGCCCGGTATTGGTGGCGCAATTGGAGCGCTTGGGTGCGACCTGCGGCAAGGCCCAAGTGGAAGCGTGGAAGGGCTTGATTGCGAACGGGCACTACGAAGAACTGGTGGAGGACCTTCTCGTCAGGCACTACGACCGCTACTACGACCGATCCATGCAGCAACTGCATTCCGTTGAGGCCCAGGGGAATGCTTTGGGCACAGATGATGTAAGTGACGCCGGGTTCATGGAATTGGCTCGCCGTATCGCAGAGCGGAAGTAA
- a CDS encoding YqaA family protein gives MDVWLTHFLHLLALPEYSLSTVFAVSLISATLLPMGSEPVVLGLVHLHPDMFWPVIAVATVGNTLGGAITWWMGKAACDVADKFGGSSSHARALHWLRRMGPKACLLAWLPIVGDPLCAVAGWLKLPFWQCVAYMAVGKCLRYITMTAGAIGLISLW, from the coding sequence ATGGACGTCTGGCTCACCCACTTTTTGCACCTGCTTGCGTTACCCGAGTACAGCCTGAGCACTGTGTTCGCCGTCTCGCTGATATCGGCCACCTTGCTGCCCATGGGCTCGGAACCGGTAGTGCTGGGCCTGGTGCACCTGCATCCCGACATGTTCTGGCCTGTCATTGCCGTCGCGACCGTGGGCAACACCCTGGGAGGTGCGATCACCTGGTGGATGGGCAAGGCAGCCTGCGATGTCGCTGACAAATTTGGCGGCTCCTCCAGCCACGCGCGGGCTCTGCACTGGCTCCGCCGCATGGGGCCCAAGGCCTGCTTGCTGGCTTGGCTGCCCATCGTAGGCGACCCGCTATGCGCGGTGGCCGGCTGGCTCAAATTGCCTTTCTGGCAATGCGTGGCCTACATGGCGGTGGGCAAATGCCTGCGCTACATCACGATGACAGCCGGTGCCATCGGGTTGATATCACTCTGGTGA
- the dusB gene encoding tRNA dihydrouridine synthase DusB produces MQIGPFALANHLFVAPMAGVTDRPFRQLCKKLGAGYAVSEMVTSRKDLWNSLKTSRRANHDGEPGPIAVQIAGTEAAMMAEAAVYNIDRGAQIIDINMGCPAKKVCNKWAGSALMQDEQLAIEIVDAVVKACAPRNVPVTLKMRTGWCQTEKNAVVLARAAEAAGVQMVTVHGRTREQGYKGAAEYDTIAAVKAALRIPVVANGDVTSPEKARDVLAATGADAIMIGRAAQGYPWIFREVAHFLATGTHLAPPLVSEVKKLLVEHLYDHYSLYDEFIGVRSARKHIGWYLQDLPGGEDFRQRMNLLEDSASQVAAVETYLDELNEKMDRIPARELASGQARGHDMMELAA; encoded by the coding sequence ATGCAAATCGGCCCATTCGCTTTGGCGAATCACCTCTTTGTCGCCCCCATGGCTGGGGTGACTGACAGGCCTTTCCGCCAGTTGTGCAAAAAGCTGGGTGCCGGGTATGCGGTGAGCGAAATGGTGACTTCGCGCAAGGATTTGTGGAACAGCCTCAAGACCTCGCGCCGCGCGAACCATGATGGTGAACCCGGCCCGATTGCGGTGCAGATTGCCGGCACCGAGGCGGCCATGATGGCCGAGGCCGCCGTTTACAACATCGACCGGGGCGCGCAGATCATCGACATCAACATGGGTTGCCCCGCCAAAAAGGTGTGCAACAAGTGGGCGGGCTCCGCCCTCATGCAGGACGAGCAACTCGCCATCGAGATCGTGGACGCCGTGGTCAAAGCCTGCGCACCGCGCAATGTACCGGTGACTTTGAAGATGCGCACCGGCTGGTGCCAGACCGAGAAGAATGCGGTGGTGCTGGCCCGCGCTGCCGAGGCCGCAGGCGTGCAGATGGTGACAGTGCATGGCCGTACCCGCGAGCAGGGCTACAAAGGCGCGGCGGAATACGACACCATTGCCGCCGTCAAAGCGGCCTTGCGCATTCCGGTGGTGGCCAATGGCGACGTCACCAGCCCCGAGAAGGCGCGTGACGTGCTGGCCGCCACGGGCGCAGACGCCATCATGATCGGCCGTGCGGCCCAAGGCTACCCGTGGATATTCCGGGAGGTGGCGCACTTTCTGGCCACTGGCACACACCTTGCACCACCGCTGGTGAGTGAGGTGAAAAAGCTGTTGGTCGAGCACCTCTACGACCATTACAGCCTGTACGACGAATTCATAGGCGTGCGCTCGGCGCGCAAGCACATCGGCTGGTACCTGCAGGATTTGCCGGGTGGCGAAGACTTCCGGCAGCGCATGAACCTGTTGGAAGACAGCGCTTCTCAGGTCGCGGCGGTGGAAACGTATTTGGATGAGTTGAATGAAAAAATGGACCGCATTCCCGCCCGGGAACTCGCAAGTGGTCAGGCAAGGGGACATGATATGATGGAATTGGCAGCATGA
- a CDS encoding Fis family transcriptional regulator — MSKKHLDECVRTSLESYFADLDGTEPGGMYDMLVRAVEKPLLEVVMAQADNNQSKAAQWLGLNRNTLRKKLVEHKLLS; from the coding sequence ATGAGCAAGAAGCACTTGGATGAGTGCGTGCGCACCAGTCTGGAATCGTATTTCGCGGATCTGGATGGCACGGAGCCCGGTGGCATGTACGACATGCTGGTTCGGGCGGTAGAGAAACCCTTGCTCGAAGTGGTGATGGCGCAGGCGGACAACAACCAGTCCAAAGCCGCCCAATGGTTGGGCTTGAACCGCAACACGCTGCGCAAAAAATTGGTAGAGCACAAGTTGCTCTCGTGA
- the purH gene encoding bifunctional phosphoribosylaminoimidazolecarboxamide formyltransferase/IMP cyclohydrolase has translation MNAQKTALLSVSDKTGIVELAQALHAQGVKLLSTGGTAKLLADKGLPVTEVAEMTGFPEMLDGRVKTLHPRVHGGLLARRDFPTHMAALAEHNINTIDFLVVNLYPFEATVAKADCTLEDAIENIDIGGPAMVRSAAKNWKDVAVLTDAAQYDAVIAELKANGVVSDKTKLGLSIAAFNRISQYDGAISDYLSAIQIGDAVPAGDKAPVLDLFPGQSNGRFVKVQDLRYGENSHQQAALYRDLIPAPGSLVTAKQLQGKELSYNNIADADAAWECVKSFDTPACVIVKHANPCGVAVGANALEAYSKAFQTDPTSAFGGIIALNTELDEAGAQQISKQFVEVLMAPSFTAAALEVFKSKVNVRILQIDLPAPLGAVQASGASAWDQGRNLMDMKRIGSGILLQTADNHELALSDLKVVTIKQPTAEELNDLLFAWKVAKYVKSNAIVFCKGGMTMGVGAGQMSRLDSARIASIKAGHANLSLAGTVVASDAFFPFRDGLDVVVDHGATCVIQPGGSMRDQEVIDAANERGVSMVFSGVRHFRH, from the coding sequence ATGAACGCACAAAAAACTGCACTGTTGTCGGTCTCCGACAAGACCGGCATCGTCGAACTCGCCCAGGCGTTGCACGCCCAAGGCGTCAAGCTCCTGTCCACCGGTGGCACCGCCAAGCTGCTGGCCGACAAAGGTCTGCCCGTGACTGAAGTGGCAGAGATGACCGGCTTCCCCGAAATGCTGGACGGCCGGGTGAAGACCCTGCACCCCCGCGTGCACGGTGGCTTGCTGGCTCGTCGCGACTTCCCCACCCACATGGCGGCGCTCGCCGAGCACAACATCAACACCATCGACTTCCTCGTCGTGAACCTGTATCCGTTTGAAGCGACCGTGGCCAAGGCTGATTGCACGCTGGAAGACGCGATAGAGAACATCGACATCGGCGGCCCCGCCATGGTGCGCAGCGCTGCCAAGAACTGGAAAGACGTGGCGGTGCTGACCGACGCAGCCCAGTACGACGCCGTGATTGCCGAACTCAAAGCCAATGGCGTGGTGAGCGACAAGACCAAGCTGGGCCTGTCCATCGCGGCGTTCAACCGCATCAGCCAGTACGACGGCGCCATCAGTGACTACTTGTCCGCTATCCAGATCGGCGACGCTGTGCCTGCAGGCGACAAGGCTCCTGTGCTCGACCTGTTCCCCGGCCAGAGCAACGGCCGCTTCGTCAAAGTGCAAGACCTGCGCTATGGTGAAAACAGCCACCAGCAAGCCGCGCTGTACCGCGATTTGATTCCTGCCCCCGGCTCGCTGGTGACTGCCAAGCAGTTGCAGGGTAAAGAGCTAAGCTACAACAACATTGCCGATGCAGATGCAGCCTGGGAATGTGTAAAGAGCTTTGATACGCCAGCCTGCGTGATCGTTAAGCATGCTAACCCCTGTGGCGTGGCCGTGGGCGCGAATGCCTTGGAAGCCTACAGCAAGGCCTTCCAGACCGACCCCACTAGCGCGTTCGGCGGCATCATTGCCCTGAACACCGAGCTGGACGAAGCTGGTGCTCAGCAAATCTCCAAGCAATTTGTGGAAGTGTTGATGGCCCCTAGCTTCACAGCCGCAGCGCTGGAAGTGTTCAAGTCCAAGGTCAATGTGCGCATTCTGCAAATCGATTTGCCCGCGCCCTTGGGCGCTGTCCAAGCCAGCGGGGCGTCAGCGTGGGACCAGGGCCGCAACCTGATGGACATGAAGCGCATCGGCTCCGGCATCCTGCTGCAAACGGCCGATAACCATGAGCTGGCGCTGAGCGATCTGAAAGTCGTAACGATCAAGCAGCCTACTGCTGAAGAGCTGAACGACCTGCTGTTCGCTTGGAAAGTGGCCAAGTACGTCAAGTCCAATGCCATCGTCTTCTGCAAGGGCGGCATGACTATGGGCGTGGGCGCCGGCCAGATGAGCCGCTTGGACTCTGCCCGCATTGCTTCCATCAAGGCCGGCCACGCCAATTTGTCCTTGGCTGGCACGGTGGTGGCGAGCGATGCGTTCTTCCCCTTCCGCGATGGCTTGGATGTGGTGGTAGATCACGGCGCAACCTGCGTCATTCAGCCCGGCGGCTCCATGCGCGACCAGGAAGTGATTGACGCGGCCAACGAGCGCGGCGTGTCCATGGTGTTCAGCGGCGTGCGCCACTTCCGCCACTAA
- a CDS encoding SIS domain-containing protein, with product MQNHITSSLQEAHTALTKLLANPAALATIEQAAQLLISTFESHGRVYSCGNGGSMCDAMHFAEELTGRYRKDRKSLGATAISDAGHLTCVGNDHGYEQVFARYVEGHGRPGDCLVALSTSGTSKNVIKAAEAAKALGMKVIILSGKRSEKLEPLSDVYICTPGGTYADRVQELHIKVLHILIELIERHFFPENYVGE from the coding sequence ATGCAAAACCACATCACCTCCAGCCTGCAAGAGGCGCACACCGCACTGACCAAGCTGCTGGCCAACCCGGCAGCCTTGGCCACTATCGAGCAGGCAGCCCAACTGCTAATCTCCACTTTTGAGAGCCACGGGCGGGTGTACTCTTGCGGCAACGGCGGCTCCATGTGCGATGCCATGCACTTTGCCGAAGAACTGACCGGCCGCTACCGCAAAGACCGCAAATCGCTGGGCGCGACAGCCATCAGCGACGCCGGCCACCTGACCTGTGTGGGCAATGACCATGGCTACGAGCAAGTGTTCGCCCGCTATGTCGAAGGCCACGGCCGCCCTGGCGATTGCCTGGTGGCGCTCAGCACCAGTGGCACCAGCAAGAATGTGATCAAGGCCGCCGAGGCGGCCAAGGCACTGGGCATGAAGGTCATCATCCTCAGCGGCAAGCGCAGCGAAAAGCTGGAGCCCCTGAGCGATGTGTATATCTGCACCCCCGGTGGCACGTATGCAGACCGCGTGCAGGAGCTGCACATCAAGGTGCTGCACATCCTGATTGAGCTGATCGAGCGCCACTTCTTTCCAGAGAACTACGTCGGCGAGTGA
- the hemL gene encoding glutamate-1-semialdehyde 2,1-aminomutase encodes MTDRNLELFERAKRVIPGGVNSPVRAFKAVGGTPRFVQRAQGAYFWDADGKRYIDYIGSWGPMILGHGHPAVLEAVQKAALDGFSFGAPTEREVELAEAILALVPSMDMVRLVSSGTEAGMSAIRLARGATGRSKILKFEGCYHGHADALLVKAGSGLATFGNPTSAGVPPEVVQHTLVLEYNNIQQLEEAFALHGKELACVMIEPIAGNMNFVRASVPFIKRCSELCTEYGALFVFDEVMTGFRVAPGSAQQVYARSIPGFEPDMTVMGKVIGGGMPLAAFGGKRAVMEQLAPLGPVYQAGTLSGNPVATACGLATLAEISKPGFYEDLGRKTQSLISGLQAEADKAGIDFCGDSEGGMFGFFFFKELPQNYAKVMTTDNARFNTLFHGLLDRGVYIAPALYEAGFMSAAHTDADIAETVAAAGDVFKLLSK; translated from the coding sequence GTGACAGACCGTAACTTAGAACTTTTCGAGCGCGCCAAACGCGTGATTCCCGGTGGCGTGAACTCCCCTGTGCGCGCATTCAAAGCCGTAGGCGGCACCCCGCGTTTTGTGCAACGTGCGCAAGGCGCCTACTTTTGGGACGCCGACGGCAAGCGCTACATCGACTACATCGGATCATGGGGTCCCATGATCCTGGGCCACGGTCACCCTGCAGTGTTGGAGGCGGTACAAAAAGCAGCGCTGGACGGCTTCTCTTTTGGGGCCCCCACGGAGCGCGAAGTGGAACTGGCCGAAGCCATCCTGGCGCTGGTGCCCAGCATGGACATGGTGCGACTGGTCAGTAGCGGCACCGAGGCCGGCATGAGCGCCATCCGCCTTGCCCGCGGCGCGACTGGCCGGAGCAAGATTTTGAAGTTTGAAGGCTGCTACCACGGTCATGCCGATGCGCTGCTGGTCAAAGCCGGTTCCGGATTGGCCACCTTCGGGAACCCCACCAGCGCCGGTGTGCCGCCCGAAGTGGTGCAGCACACCCTGGTGCTGGAGTACAACAACATCCAGCAACTCGAAGAAGCTTTTGCCCTGCACGGCAAAGAGCTGGCCTGCGTGATGATTGAGCCGATTGCCGGCAACATGAATTTCGTGCGCGCCAGCGTGCCCTTCATCAAACGCTGCAGCGAGCTGTGCACGGAATACGGCGCCTTGTTTGTGTTTGACGAAGTGATGACGGGTTTTCGCGTCGCACCCGGCAGCGCCCAGCAGGTCTATGCACGCAGCATTCCCGGATTTGAGCCCGACATGACGGTCATGGGCAAGGTGATCGGCGGCGGCATGCCCTTGGCAGCCTTTGGCGGCAAGCGCGCGGTCATGGAGCAGCTGGCCCCCTTGGGCCCGGTGTACCAAGCCGGCACTTTGTCCGGCAACCCGGTGGCTACCGCTTGCGGATTGGCAACGCTGGCAGAAATCAGCAAACCCGGCTTCTACGAAGACCTGGGCCGCAAAACACAGTCCCTGATCAGCGGCCTGCAAGCAGAAGCCGACAAAGCGGGAATCGACTTCTGCGGCGACTCTGAGGGCGGCATGTTCGGCTTTTTCTTCTTCAAAGAACTGCCGCAAAACTACGCCAAGGTCATGACCACCGACAACGCACGCTTCAACACCCTGTTCCACGGCCTGCTGGACCGCGGTGTGTACATCGCCCCGGCGCTCTATGAAGCAGGCTTCATGAGCGCAGCACACACAGATGCCGACATTGCAGAGACGGTCGCTGCAGCAGGTGACGTATTCAAATTGCTATCAAAATAG
- the thiD gene encoding bifunctional hydroxymethylpyrimidine kinase/phosphomethylpyrimidine kinase, translating to MSATPSPKIEDAIGDDGPSACVMAFNANDPSGGAGTAADLTAIASVGAHALPVVTGAYVRDTTEIVDHFPFDDEAVTEQARVILEDVPAQVFKVGFVGTPENLSAIAEMASDYSDVPLVAYMPDLSWWEEDKIDLYQDACTELLLPQTTLLVGNHSTLSRWLLPDWESEKSPSARDIAKAANAFGVPYTLVTGIPLPDQFIDNVLASPTAVLCSEKFERFEAIFTGAGDTLSAALAALIASGTELNEAVTEALSYLDRCLENGFRPGMGHVLPDRLFWAQPESDDEEDGALSSVETDFEVPPNSTRH from the coding sequence ATGTCGGCAACACCCTCCCCGAAAATCGAAGATGCCATCGGTGATGATGGGCCCTCGGCCTGCGTCATGGCATTCAACGCCAACGACCCCAGCGGCGGCGCTGGCACGGCAGCCGACTTGACGGCCATTGCATCTGTTGGAGCACATGCCTTGCCGGTAGTCACCGGCGCCTACGTGCGCGACACCACTGAGATCGTGGACCACTTTCCCTTCGATGACGAGGCCGTCACCGAGCAAGCGCGCGTCATCCTGGAGGACGTGCCCGCACAGGTTTTCAAGGTCGGTTTTGTGGGTACGCCCGAGAACCTCTCAGCCATCGCTGAAATGGCGTCGGACTATTCCGATGTCCCTTTGGTGGCCTACATGCCGGACCTATCCTGGTGGGAGGAGGACAAGATCGACTTGTATCAAGACGCTTGCACAGAGTTACTTTTGCCTCAGACGACATTGTTGGTAGGAAACCACAGCACGCTTTCCCGCTGGCTACTGCCCGACTGGGAGTCCGAAAAAAGCCCCTCTGCCCGCGACATTGCGAAAGCAGCCAACGCATTCGGCGTGCCCTACACCTTGGTCACCGGCATACCCTTGCCCGACCAATTCATCGACAACGTGCTTGCCTCACCGACTGCGGTGCTCTGTAGCGAAAAATTTGAGCGCTTTGAAGCCATCTTCACGGGCGCAGGCGACACGCTATCTGCGGCCTTGGCAGCACTAATCGCCAGCGGCACAGAACTGAACGAAGCCGTAACCGAAGCGCTGAGCTACCTCGATCGCTGCCTGGAAAACGGCTTTCGCCCGGGCATGGGACATGTACTTCCTGACCGCCTGTTCTGGGCACAACCCGAAAGTGACGACGAAGAAGACGGCGCGTTGTCCTCTGTAGAAACCGACTTCGAAGTCCCCCCCAATTCCACCCGACACTAA